CAGAAAAGGGTCTCTTACCCCTTTCCTTTTCATGAACAACACCATTTGCAACATTCTGCAATCAAACACACAAGAATTAGATGCACATGACAAAGAATTGAACATGAAAGGGTTGgcaaaaaaagataataataatcCCTACCATTCCCTCCTTCCACTCTATCGTTGTGCCCGTTATGTTTGTAATTCCTTCATCGAAGAATGAGTATGTCTTTGTCAAACTTGAATCTTCAAAGTATGGATTTGGGGAGAAATTCTAGGCATACACAAAAATACAAAATGCTAAGAATAACAATGAATAAAAAAGAGCATATAAGCAGCAGAATTAGTTGTACAAGACATGGAGCACTACAATGAAAGAAACAACTCACAAAGGTAATAGAGTAGCCTGATTTCACATCTTTAAAATCTTCCACATTCAAGGAAATCAAATACTTCAATATCTGGAAAATGCTATCAAACTCATCAACAATATTTATGGATCACTAAAGAGTAAATGATGTGCTGAGAAAGACAAAGGCACAAGGATTTCACTCAGACTCTTTGATAGTGCAGATTAGTTCTTAGATCATGGATTGTGAGCAAAATGGAAGTTTTAATGAGTTTAAAATGCCCATGCTCATTAGATCATGATGAAAAGATCATACCTTTTGGTCCTCCTCAGTTATAAGATCAGCTATAACTGGATGACTTAGAAACTgcatacaaaaataacttgaaCAAGTTAATTTGGGTATCTCTTTGATATACATGACAAGGCAAGAGAAGGAACATAACATACAGCAGTTAACCAGAAATCTGGAATAGATTGAATAATTTCATTCCTCCTGCTATAGATAGGCCTGCGTATCTCATTATATTTCTGTTCCACCTCCAAAACCTTGTCACTTGCCTCCTCATTCACCTATACAAGAAATCTATGATAAAGGAAAAGACTGGCATCTGTAAGGGTAGAATGATAAACTCAATGAGATTCTCTGGGTAGGACCTTTTGTGTTGCACATTGAATCAGTTTGTCAGTTTGTTGCTTGGTAGCAGAAAAGCAAAAGACACTGTGAACATTGCTATGACGAAAACAGGACCAAAAATAATGAGAGATAGCAAGGTATGACAAATAACTATCTAGAATGATCTACCAAAAGTTCAAACGTTTTCTTATTATAGTATATACTTCAATAGTTGGATTTACAACGTGGGTGTATGTGTACATGCATGTGCGAGCATTCAAATGTATGCTAATGCAACTGGAATCTACAAACTTTCTCCATAGCAACCCAGCCAGACTACAAGAAAAACTACGGAGCTAGCCTACGTTGAAACTCGATTACCATGATTTTCATCCAGCAAATAGATTTTTGCATGGGCTCAACAAAATGGTTTGGATAGATAAAGTTCTTCAAAAAGAAGAAATCAAGCGCATTCAAAACATCTGTTGTAAAGCAAGTTTCAAGTAGAGAAAACGGGACATCAAAAAGTTACactttttagtttaaaaaaacaGCAACTATGAAATCAAACTTCACCGCTCCGTATGTTACTGGGATCCTTCGACAATACCTCAAAATTAagcgagaaaaaaaaaatcttttatctGCGCATTGATTCCGCGCCTAAAGCTAAGCAACCGAGCAGAAAATACAAAGTCAATCATCATGCCAAAGTAATCTAAAACAGTCCATTACCTTCTCGATCTCGTCTTGGATATCCTGTAGCTTCTCGATGGAGACGACGAGCTCGCCGTCAATGTGGTCGGTGCCCTCCTCCTCAAACTTCGATTTCTTCCCTTTATCCGCCACCGTCATCCTGGTTGCTAAACCTTTCTGCATCCAAAACCCTAACTCTGCTACTTCCTAAAGCGACGGAGAAGCAGCGCGTCCGGAAGAGAGGGAGGTTTTAGCCACTGGCGGTGAGAGGTATACCTAAACAGAGCCAGTCATGTGTCATTCCCTTTATGAGATATCCTCACCTCCATAATTAATGTGTCacattaaaatgaaaaaaaatctattattCCCTTTACAGTTAAAAAAAtcttcatataattttttttgtaagtTCTATCTTACAAATCACAtatctttatttaattattttttatttaattattttttatttaatatttctatataatttttacttaatattttaattaattctcattttaaatttaatttatttataatttataattaataaattaatgaacttatgatttttaatttaatttaatttatattttttaatatttaattaatttatgaattttaatttaattatagtgatTTGTATTCTTTCTAatttatcaaatatatttatttttcaaagaaagtgtgtaatttaactattaaataaaatatttaatgatttttaaaaagtgtaatattattttttccaatGATTAATGGTTTTatcttaaaagaaaaaaaatagatttaaaaaattaaatttaatcttAAACTAAAAACCTCAAAATTTATCTCGacatttattagaatttttttgttAAGTTTTTTTAACTTTACAATCCTTTTAAAAAGTTTGCATTAGGGATGTTCTAAAGTCGCCTCCGTCGTATATTTCCAGATGTCGAAGTTTGATGTGTATCCAACGAGAGGGACACTGGAGGTAACTATACCGTGTAAATCCGAGAGACTGGTGAGCGGGCTCAACTCCATAGGCATAGTCCATACTCTACTGTCGTGAGTGACGTCGGGCTTCTCCAGCCGTCCGATCTGAAATCATGATTTCTGATGGACGTCGTAGTTATGGACACGTCGCGAAGAACCCAACCAGCCAGAGATACTCAAGGAAGGGGCCCTCGTAGGGGTGTAATCAAGCCGAgctgagccgaactcttgaatgtttgagtttgactcgtttataatcgaaccAAGTTTgagctttatttaacaaatatattcatagctcacgaatttattcgagcttttatcgaacttaaacaagcttaataaatataaattataaatttaaatattcattaaaaactaaattatatatttagataaaattataatattcttattaaaatttataattttagtttaataaataaatttaatatatttgtctatatttttcataagtataaaatctataaattcaatatcaaaactattattttttcatttaaaagttgattaaTGAGTTTActaacgaacatgttcatgagctaacgagccgagtattgtaaagcttgaacttgatttgtttatcttaacgaaccTCACTAAACGAGCTAAAAtgagtttttatcgaatcgagctttgaATAACTCACGAGCAACTTGGTTCATTAATTTACACCTCTAGACCCTCGGAATAGGATAAAGCAAGCATATGCATGTGCCTAAGATCCCTACGTTCCGGGACCTATTAATTACTACAAATATATGATACGTCCAATTAAATAGATTTAattccttttctaaaaaaacaaataaataattataaatagttttttatcaactaaatttataaaattatcaaACGACGTGGAACAATTTAAAATTaccaaattaaatattcaatccCCATTTTACCCCTAATTAATCGATTGAGAAAAAAATCagttcaatttatttttaaaattttgagtaaATCAGTCGACTGACTTGCTTTTATATGAACAACGCTATGGTATAAAAATTGATTTTGGATAAAAATGATAAATGGATCAAACGACCTtgaattgacataaaactaatttctatatgttcagctagttcttctgattatattcatatttTCAAACGTCAATTTgataagaataataattttttgaacacaaatgtgtttaaaaaatttaatttgtaaaatcatcgctcttaatatattgagacAAATTGACGTTTAaagacatgaatataatcagcaAAAATAGACCAACATATAGAAGTTAGTTTCAAGTCAATCAGAGTTCATTTGATTCATGtgaattcatgttcaaaaaatcattactcttaatatattaagtcaaattaattttttatagcatgaatataatcaacaAAACTAGTTGAGAGTTAGTTTCATGTCAATAAGAGTTCATTtaatccatcagtggattttaccAGGTCAATTAGTCGATTTTACCCGGTAAAATCGGTTGATAAATCAAACGaactcggattgacatgaaactatcTCTTATATGTTgagctagttctcctgattatattcatgttcttaaacattaatttgaccaaatatattaaaagtaatgattttttttaacactaatatgtttaaaaaatttaattcatattaaaaaTCACTACTTTTAATATAATATACTGAATCAAATTAACATTTGAGAGTATGTATATAATAAGGATAAGTAGACGAATACATAGGAATTTATTTTATGTCAATTCAAGGACATTTGATATATAAGTCGATTTTGTCAAAATTAGCTGATTGATTAATCTTGAATTAACATGAAATTATCTCTTATCTACTTCTCTTTATTTTATATGTCTTTAAACTTTAATTTGATTCTTAAAagcaattattttttaaacaatgaattaaatttttcatcAACCAATTTTGTACAAAATCGATTTAATATAAAAACAAATCAATCGACTAATTTTTATTATCAATCGACTCATTTTctcaaaattatgaaatttcggcACATAAATAAATTGATTTGACTGATAAAAAAAACAGTCGACTTATTTTGAAAGAGAAATCAATTTAACTGATCTTTTTATCAATCGGTTGATTATGAGTAAAATAAAAATTGGatatatgattttataatttttaaattatcctaCTTAATTTGATAATTTCAAAAACTGTTCGATAAAAAACTGAATTTATAACAAAAAGTATCATGAGAGACCCTTCCAGGGTAATAGAGAGTCCATAAAGCTTAGGGCGATCTAAGAAGAGATCGATAAGTTTGATTGATGTTGCCCCTTCAACTTGGAGAAGATGTTGACACATGGACCTAACTTTAGAGGTTGGCCTATGGACCAAAGATCTTTGAACACTTGAGCAATAAATTATATGGGAGGATGTCGCATGGGCATGGCAAGCTAGTTGAAACTAGTCCGTGCTAGGGGTATTATCACCATTGAATTAGACCAGCTCGCTTTATTAGTGGTAAGGATAtagttttcctttattttctagtttATGACACTACTTTTTGCGTCTCGTGAAGGCACTGGCGTAACAACAACGGATAACATGTAATCTTTTAGTGGTTATAACTTGCAATCAATTCttgaaaagaaagttatctcgATTAAGAATATTGAATTATTTTGCTACTAAGATTTGTCCAGTGGCATTAAAAGtatttttgttattgtttttttttatccTCGAATGAGTCATTGGTGAATTAATGAGTTATCTTTGACGTGGGCACATTGATGAAGGTCGAAGGAGGGTTGGCCATCTAAAAATCTAGCAAAGGtggaaagagagaaagagagtatTAGAATGGAGGTTGGGATGTCCcaaattatcatatatatatatatatatataccttttcCCATATGAGTAGACTCATTTTATAACACTACTGAAGAAGAAATAGTACT
This region of Zingiber officinale cultivar Zhangliang chromosome 9A, Zo_v1.1, whole genome shotgun sequence genomic DNA includes:
- the LOC122021737 gene encoding NAP1-related protein 2-like isoform X1 — protein: MQKGLATRMTVADKGKKSKFEEEGTDHIDGELVVSIEKLQDIQDEIEKVNEEASDKVLEVEQKYNEIRRPIYSRRNEIIQSIPDFWLTAFLSHPVIADLITEEDQKILKYLISLNVEDFKDVKSGYSITFNFSPNPYFEDSSLTKTYSFFDEGITNITGTTIEWKEGMNVANGVVHEKERGKRPFSEESFFSWFSETQQKNLAEGFSDEVAEILKEDLWPNPLRRLMMKILREMMMMMMMRKDPTSTMRMNQEATKMVKQTALKWKISSYADHLST
- the LOC122021737 gene encoding NAP1-related protein 2-like isoform X2, whose amino-acid sequence is MQKGLATRMTVADKGKKSKFEEEGTDHIDGELVVSIEKLQDIQDEIEKVNEEASDKVLEVEQKYNEIRRPIYSRRNEIIQSIPDFWLTAFLSHPVIADLITEEDQKILKYLISLNVEDFKDVKSGYSITFNFSPNPYFEDSSLTKTYSFFDEGITNITGTTIEWKEGMNVANGVVHEKERGKRPFSEESFFSWFSETQQKNLAEGFSDEVAEILKEDLWPNPLRYFNNEVDDEDFEGDDDDDDDEKGSDFDNEDESGGDEDGEADGT